In Pelomicrobium methylotrophicum, the DNA window GCTCCAGGCTTTCCGTCGAGGGTACGGGCGCGCCCTCGAATGGATCGTGATCGTGCTCATCGCTGCCCTGGCCGTCGTGGTGACGGCGGGAGTCGTCTTCCGTTACGCCGGCAGCGCGCTGGTTTGGTATGACGAGGTCGCCTCGATCCTGCTCGCCTGGGTGACCTACTACGGGGCCGCGCTGGGAGCGCTCAAACGCGCACACCTTGGCGTGCCGGAGCTGGTGCGCAAGCTGCCCCCGAGGGTGCGCGTGCCGGTGGCGATCTGCGCGGAAG includes these proteins:
- a CDS encoding TRAP transporter small permease translates to MIVLIAALAVVVTAGVVFRYAGSALVWYDEVASILLAWVTYYGAALGALKRAHLGVPELVRKLPPRVRVPVAICAEACVIAFFALLAWVGYSVLEILATDSLVSLPAVSVAYAQSVIPVSAVLFIVAEALALPEVLREARQP